The Dyella caseinilytica genome has a window encoding:
- a CDS encoding alpha-N-acetylglucosaminidase, producing the protein MGKSAIGPWLACLGWLWWGSAIHAAEAPAFDTTPAQGVLSRLLPHQAQQFELGTLPATKGHEHFRIASDKGHIRVEGSTPSALLFGVNWYLKYVAHVQISPNGDRIGDTPFPLPTTTIERETPYAYRYALNENVDGYTAPYWDWPRWQREIDVLALSGINAMLVERGIDSVLYQTFRDVGYSDADIRNWITQPAHQNWQLMGNLCCFNGPISGTLMQKRAASAQRIIARLRELGITPVLPGFYGIVPADFQQKFPRAHVVPQGEWAGFTRPGWLDPRDPMFAKLAAAFYKHQRELFGDSSIYDMEVFQEGGDSGDVPIPEAARDVQNALLAAHPDASWMMLAWQGNPRQDLLAGVNRQHLLIIDIDHDRVPRDNRQKDFQNAPFLFGGIWEFGGRTTLGANTDNITERLQRLGRTNSNMAGTAVFTEGMDTNPFAFDLFTEMAWRSEPVDLATWTANYVQRRYGAADPHALAAWNILLKTAYDIRIDKVVFNSERDAAQESLFDAQPSLTVNRASNWSPEAMRYDPEAFKQVLPALLQVAPALRGSETYQYDLVDISRQTLANESRLLLPQIKTAYDSKDRITFDALTQRWLQLMDLQDELLATNRFFLVGSWLAQIDDWASSPEERTRLDYDVRSLLTTWGNRKASEGASLHDYGNKDWSGLTRDYYRLRWETYFHSLDEALRTGKPAAPIDWFAVGDAWNHGTQRYSDQPAGDAYTVATLVAQILRIPEH; encoded by the coding sequence ATGGGCAAATCCGCGATAGGACCCTGGCTCGCTTGCCTTGGATGGCTTTGGTGGGGATCGGCAATACATGCCGCGGAAGCACCTGCATTCGATACAACGCCTGCACAAGGCGTTCTTTCCCGCCTGCTGCCGCATCAAGCACAACAATTCGAGCTGGGCACGCTCCCCGCAACAAAGGGTCACGAGCACTTCCGCATCGCCAGCGACAAGGGACACATACGAGTCGAAGGCAGTACGCCCAGCGCACTGCTCTTTGGTGTGAACTGGTACCTGAAATACGTTGCGCATGTGCAGATTTCGCCCAATGGCGATCGTATCGGCGACACGCCGTTTCCGTTGCCGACGACCACGATCGAACGCGAAACACCGTATGCTTATCGCTACGCGCTGAACGAAAACGTTGACGGCTACACCGCACCCTATTGGGATTGGCCACGCTGGCAACGGGAAATCGACGTGCTCGCGCTGTCCGGCATCAACGCGATGCTGGTGGAGCGTGGCATCGACAGCGTGCTTTACCAGACCTTTCGCGATGTCGGCTATTCCGATGCAGACATCCGCAACTGGATCACCCAGCCCGCGCACCAGAACTGGCAGTTGATGGGCAACCTCTGCTGCTTCAACGGGCCGATCAGCGGCACGTTGATGCAAAAGCGCGCAGCATCGGCGCAGAGGATCATCGCGCGCCTGCGTGAACTCGGCATCACCCCGGTGCTACCTGGTTTCTACGGAATTGTGCCGGCCGATTTTCAGCAGAAGTTTCCGCGCGCTCATGTCGTGCCGCAAGGCGAATGGGCCGGGTTCACGCGTCCTGGCTGGCTCGATCCACGTGACCCGATGTTCGCCAAGCTCGCGGCGGCATTCTACAAACACCAGCGCGAACTGTTCGGTGACAGCAGCATCTACGACATGGAAGTGTTTCAGGAAGGCGGCGACTCCGGCGACGTGCCCATACCGGAAGCGGCACGCGACGTGCAGAACGCCTTACTCGCCGCACATCCGGACGCAAGCTGGATGATGCTCGCCTGGCAGGGCAATCCTCGCCAGGACCTGCTGGCAGGCGTCAATCGCCAGCATCTGCTGATCATCGACATCGACCATGATCGCGTGCCACGCGACAATCGCCAGAAAGATTTCCAGAACGCGCCATTCCTGTTCGGAGGCATCTGGGAATTCGGCGGACGCACGACGCTTGGCGCCAACACCGACAATATCACTGAGCGATTGCAGCGCCTTGGCCGCACCAACAGCAACATGGCCGGCACCGCCGTATTCACCGAAGGCATGGACACCAATCCGTTCGCCTTCGACCTGTTCACCGAAATGGCCTGGCGCAGCGAACCGGTCGACCTCGCCACATGGACGGCCAACTACGTACAGCGGCGTTATGGCGCCGCCGATCCGCACGCCTTGGCTGCCTGGAACATTCTGCTGAAGACTGCCTACGACATTCGCATCGACAAGGTGGTGTTCAACAGCGAGCGCGATGCGGCGCAAGAGTCCTTGTTCGACGCACAGCCAAGCTTGACCGTAAACCGCGCGTCGAACTGGTCACCCGAAGCCATGCGCTACGACCCGGAAGCCTTCAAGCAAGTCCTGCCGGCCTTGCTGCAAGTCGCTCCGGCGCTGCGGGGCAGTGAAACGTATCAATACGATCTGGTCGACATCTCACGCCAAACCCTTGCCAACGAAAGCCGTCTGTTACTGCCACAGATCAAGACCGCTTATGACAGCAAGGATCGAATCACTTTCGATGCGCTGACCCAGCGCTGGTTGCAACTGATGGACCTGCAGGACGAATTGCTCGCCACCAATCGTTTTTTCCTGGTTGGCAGTTGGCTGGCGCAAATCGATGATTGGGCCTCTTCACCCGAGGAGCGCACACGCCTCGACTACGACGTGCGCTCCCTGCTCACCACCTGGGGCAATCGCAAAGCCAGCGAAGGTGCCAGCCTGCACGATTACGGCAACAAGGATTGGTCCGGACTCACCCGCGATTATTACCGTCTGCGCTGGGAAACCTATTTCCACTCGCTGGACGAAGCACTACGCACCGGCAAACCCGCCGCGCCGATCGACTGGTTCGCCGTGGGCGATGCCTGGAATCACGGCACGCAGCGCTATTCCGATCAGCCAGCAGGCGATGCGTACACCGTGGCGACACTTGTCGCGCAAATCTTGCGAATTCCTGAGCACTAA
- a CDS encoding EF-hand domain-containing protein, producing MARFVRVILLLIVIAGVPLTSTAQTGLNEIARAVKVLDKNFDIADKNHDGLLTKQEAENGPVSFIARNFDAIDTKHRGVVSKEDVHAYIATTLMRSSQPASATSAGAAHP from the coding sequence ATGGCTCGATTCGTACGTGTGATTCTTTTGCTCATCGTGATAGCAGGCGTGCCGCTCACCAGCACCGCGCAAACCGGCTTGAATGAAATTGCGCGCGCGGTAAAAGTGCTGGATAAGAATTTCGATATCGCCGACAAGAACCACGATGGCCTGCTGACCAAACAGGAAGCCGAAAACGGCCCCGTATCCTTCATCGCGCGTAACTTCGACGCGATCGACACCAAGCATCGTGGCGTGGTGTCAAAGGAAGATGTGCACGCCTATATTGCAACGACGCTGATGCGCTCGTCCCAGCCTGCATCCGCAACATCGGCAGGCGCAGCACATCCCTAA
- a CDS encoding glutathione S-transferase family protein yields the protein MTLKLYAHPFSSYCQKVLTALYENGTPFEWRTLSFDDSQVMAEFAALWPIKRMPVLVDGDRTIMESTIIIEYLGQHYPGPVSLLPADADTALQVRFMDRFFDLYVSTPQQKIVFDAMRPEAERDARGVADARAMLETSYAWLDKAMVNREWAAGDRFSMADCAAAPFLFYADWTHRIDPAFANVIAYRQRLLARPSFARAMNEARPYRPLFPLGAPDRD from the coding sequence ATGACACTGAAGCTCTACGCCCATCCTTTTTCCTCCTACTGCCAGAAGGTATTGACTGCGCTCTACGAAAACGGCACGCCGTTCGAATGGCGCACGTTGTCGTTCGACGACAGCCAGGTGATGGCTGAATTTGCGGCTTTATGGCCGATAAAGCGCATGCCGGTACTGGTGGATGGCGACCGCACGATCATGGAATCCACGATCATCATCGAGTATCTGGGGCAGCACTACCCGGGACCGGTGTCGCTGCTGCCCGCAGATGCGGATACCGCGTTGCAGGTGCGCTTTATGGATCGCTTCTTCGACCTTTACGTATCCACGCCGCAGCAGAAAATCGTTTTCGATGCGATGCGCCCGGAAGCTGAGCGTGATGCCCGTGGCGTCGCCGATGCGCGTGCCATGCTGGAGACGTCTTATGCGTGGCTCGACAAGGCCATGGTCAACCGCGAGTGGGCCGCTGGCGACCGTTTCAGCATGGCCGACTGCGCCGCAGCGCCGTTCCTGTTCTACGCCGATTGGACGCACCGCATCGATCCTGCATTCGCCAACGTGATCGCTTATCGCCAGCGCTTGCTGGCACGACCGTCGTTCGCTCGCGCGATGAATGAGGCCCGGCCTTACCGCCCGCTGTTTCCGCTTGGGGCGCCTGATCGCGACTGA
- a CDS encoding RidA family protein — MKSVFPAFLLLLTASSGATAADQSPTIQHINPPTLSPPHGYTHVVTAEGGRMVFIAGQVPMDKDGKLVGTGDFAAQARQTFENLKAALAASGADFSNVVDMTTYVTDMSQVDIYRKVRNAYMTGPLPAASLVEVKGLFRSDVMLEVSAIAVVPATRPNPPPARP, encoded by the coding sequence ATGAAATCGGTTTTCCCCGCATTCCTGCTTTTGCTCACGGCAAGCTCCGGCGCTACCGCAGCGGACCAGTCCCCCACCATCCAGCACATCAATCCCCCCACACTCAGCCCGCCACATGGTTACACCCACGTGGTGACAGCCGAGGGTGGACGCATGGTGTTTATCGCCGGGCAGGTGCCCATGGACAAGGACGGCAAACTGGTCGGCACCGGCGACTTCGCTGCCCAGGCGCGGCAGACTTTCGAGAACCTGAAGGCCGCCCTGGCGGCAAGCGGCGCGGACTTCTCCAACGTGGTCGACATGACTACCTATGTGACGGACATGTCCCAGGTCGATATCTACCGGAAAGTCCGTAACGCCTATATGACCGGCCCCCTGCCCGCCGCCAGCCTGGTGGAAGTGAAAGGGCTATTCCGCAGCGACGTGATGCTAGAAGTCAGCGCCATCGCCGTGGTCCCGGCGACCAGGCCAAATCCGCCCCCAGCCCGGCCCTGA
- a CDS encoding dihydrofolate reductase family protein, whose product MKASVFVGVSVDGFMARLDGGLDFLPAGGGEPHGYTEFMASVDALLIGRKTYETVLGFDEWAYGNKPVFVMSTRELAPCPPNAIVEHVKGSPADILSALEKRGIHHVYVDGGVTIQGFLNAGLIQYLIVTRVPVLIGTGIPLFGPTTRDIPLKHIATRHYASGLVQSEYEVIV is encoded by the coding sequence ATGAAAGCATCCGTCTTTGTCGGCGTCAGCGTTGATGGCTTTATGGCTCGTCTGGATGGCGGGCTGGATTTTCTTCCAGCCGGTGGCGGGGAGCCGCACGGGTACACCGAATTCATGGCATCCGTCGATGCGCTGCTGATCGGGCGGAAAACTTATGAAACCGTGTTGGGCTTTGATGAGTGGGCCTACGGCAACAAACCGGTGTTCGTGATGAGTACGCGAGAGTTGGCGCCATGCCCGCCGAATGCCATCGTGGAGCATGTGAAAGGCTCGCCAGCGGATATTTTATCAGCGCTTGAGAAGCGGGGTATCCACCATGTTTATGTGGATGGCGGCGTCACCATTCAGGGATTCTTGAATGCCGGACTTATTCAATACTTGATCGTAACCAGGGTGCCTGTATTGATTGGCACAGGTATTCCATTGTTTGGTCCCACTACACGAGATATCCCGCTGAAGCACATCGCGACAAGGCATTACGCCAGTGGACTCGTGCAGAGTGAGTATGAAGTTATTGTTTGA
- a CDS encoding SEC-C metal-binding domain-containing protein, translating to MAIRNCFEKLGRNDPCPCGSARLFQELLPKYRQVRWRRAPLLCEIRKGGSLAALFIWAY from the coding sequence ATGGCAATAAGGAATTGTTTCGAGAAGCTTGGACGTAATGATCCATGCCCCTGCGGTTCCGCGAGGTTGTTTCAAGAACTGCTGCCTAAGTACCGGCAAGTTCGATGGCGTAGGGCGCCACTACTATGTGAGATAAGAAAGGGCGGCTCTTTAGCCGCCCTTTTTATTTGGGCTTATTGA
- a CDS encoding DUF3828 domain-containing protein, with protein MTKKLSLVVVSLLVFICTFVAQAASAQNESTPESDIRAFYSWYIQLESQLKYPLLDNNIYTYVEKRTVDALRNDYRRSKLPGNADYFTKVQDFDEKDWASNIAPHPAIMLKDVAVVPVTFGSSDKVSILVFLRKQGENWKIMKVEDTQDYF; from the coding sequence ATGACTAAGAAACTTTCTCTTGTTGTGGTGTCATTACTGGTCTTTATCTGCACGTTTGTCGCCCAAGCCGCATCGGCACAAAATGAATCGACTCCTGAGTCCGACATTAGAGCTTTTTATTCGTGGTACATACAGCTCGAGTCTCAACTGAAATATCCTCTACTCGACAACAACATCTACACGTATGTCGAAAAGCGAACGGTCGACGCACTAAGAAATGACTATCGCCGCAGCAAGTTGCCAGGCAACGCGGATTACTTCACAAAAGTTCAAGATTTTGACGAAAAAGATTGGGCAAGCAACATTGCGCCCCACCCGGCAATCATGCTGAAAGATGTTGCCGTTGTACCCGTCACCTTCGGCTCTTCAGACAAAGTGAGCATCCTTGTCTTTTTACGCAAGCAAGGCGAAAACTGGAAAATCATGAAAGTAGAGGACACCCAGGACTATTTCTAA